A stretch of the Bartonella henselae str. Houston-1 genome encodes the following:
- a CDS encoding sigma-54-dependent transcriptional regulator yields MVGPILVASEDYGRRVELSAMLRGFGYRVIEAENGLRTIDLLHRRKNIVLALLDVVMSDLSVGDLIKMIRVAGVAVPIVVIAQQENQELLQKALTAGAIDYWIHPVTLLRLRVTLDTLALISALEREVHYIRRKKENHLRFSDLSIKSRAMQIVLEQSKRAASSLQNLLIEGEVGTGRETLARIIHHEGLLSEGDFIRFQCLAIVDPEEENHQWFKEFIPLVSSLEKGTLCLCDVDRLEPIQQKRFMHYLKEREKATKDKVFPFRIIAISTSRLSDLVKEGFFLHSLFEQFSQLSISVPALRELRDDFPDLTQRLIDRIITETGRSHVHGLAGSALSLLMQYDWPGNRNGLENFLFRAILLSDGPLLTVRDFPQLMGNSLMNVPKIIESNMQEDHEQESVKFLDVDGHVRTFAEMERDIIEKAFKHYKGHMSEIARRLRIGRSTLYRKIEGLRAISSQERK; encoded by the coding sequence ATGGTTGGTCCCATTCTTGTTGCGAGTGAAGATTATGGGAGGCGTGTAGAGCTTTCTGCTATGCTGCGCGGCTTTGGTTACCGTGTTATTGAAGCAGAAAATGGCCTCCGTACAATCGATCTTTTACACAGACGTAAAAATATTGTGCTTGCACTCCTTGATGTTGTCATGAGCGATTTGAGTGTGGGTGATTTGATTAAAATGATTAGAGTTGCTGGTGTTGCCGTTCCTATTGTTGTGATAGCACAGCAAGAGAATCAAGAATTACTCCAGAAAGCTTTAACAGCTGGAGCTATTGATTATTGGATTCATCCAGTGACATTACTACGGTTGAGAGTCACGTTAGATACTCTTGCCCTCATTTCTGCATTGGAGCGTGAGGTTCATTATATTCGGCGAAAAAAAGAAAATCATTTGCGATTTTCTGACCTCTCCATAAAAAGTAGGGCAATGCAGATAGTTTTAGAGCAATCGAAAAGAGCAGCGTCTTCTTTACAGAATCTTTTGATAGAAGGTGAAGTTGGAACTGGCCGCGAAACATTAGCCCGCATTATTCATCATGAGGGTTTGTTGTCAGAGGGAGATTTTATTCGCTTCCAATGTTTAGCTATCGTTGATCCAGAAGAAGAAAATCACCAGTGGTTTAAAGAATTTATACCACTGGTTTCTTCTCTTGAAAAGGGAACGTTATGCCTTTGTGATGTTGATAGACTCGAGCCTATACAGCAAAAGCGTTTCATGCATTACCTTAAAGAAAGGGAAAAGGCTACGAAGGACAAAGTTTTTCCTTTTCGGATCATTGCAATTTCAACGTCTCGGCTTTCTGATCTCGTTAAAGAAGGCTTTTTTTTACATAGTTTGTTTGAACAGTTTTCTCAGTTATCTATAAGTGTTCCTGCTTTACGAGAATTAAGGGATGATTTTCCAGATCTTACACAACGTTTGATTGATCGCATTATTACGGAAACAGGGCGGTCCCATGTACATGGTTTAGCAGGTTCGGCTCTTTCATTGCTTATGCAATATGATTGGCCTGGTAATCGGAATGGACTTGAGAATTTTTTATTTCGTGCGATTTTACTCAGTGATGGGCCATTGTTAACTGTTCGAGATTTTCCACAATTAATGGGAAATTCATTAATGAATGTTCCAAAAATTATTGAAAGTAATATGCAAGAGGATCATGAGCAAGAATCTGTAAAATTTTTGGATGTTGACGGGCATGTTCGTACTTTTGCTGAGATGGAACGTGATATTATTGAAAAAGCGTTTAAACATTATAAGGGACATATGAGTGAGATTGCGCGCCGTCTTCGTATAGGGCGTTCTACCCTTTATCGAAAAATAGAGGGATTGAGAGCAATAAGCAGTCAAGAACGGAAGTAA
- a CDS encoding phospholipase D family protein, producing MTLLQIVISFIIFFFIASMLAIYTYGRFVKNARGEHSYALTVKKDETKLDRIISQLAEKTDGLGVDKDALSLIISNLDAFCVRAVGAAKAGRSLDLMYYIWDDDLTGRLLLSEIVEAADRGVRVRLLLDDINAQARDPAYMALDKHPHIEVRMFNPGRSRKGGVRRGLEIILRAITVTRRMHNKAFIVDGRMAFVGGRNLADSYFDAGKESHFRDLDLMLIGPSVKKVENIFDDFWNSAVVLPIHTLVVPKSVNDLAFWREKLRQFRDSKAAKVYLDYVKKHISFDCFIQTGKRLFLADKVVVLSDPPEKVLRKKAENWLMKALSQVIEDAQKTVQITSPYFVPGKVGTQNFSNLVSKGVDVKILTNSLAATDVALVHGGYVPYRKMLLKSGVKLYELKPGGNMHGLRLFRSSKASLHTKAFLVDRKTAFIGSLNFDPRSAALNTEMGILFECAPITTRLDLLFAEETTGEMSYHLRLNDNNRIYWDFIENEKQYSVNYEPESNFWRRAFAKIISWLPIESQL from the coding sequence TTGACTCTGTTACAGATTGTTATCAGTTTTATCATATTTTTTTTTATTGCGTCTATGTTAGCGATTTACACTTATGGGCGTTTTGTTAAAAATGCTCGGGGGGAGCATTCTTATGCGCTGACTGTTAAGAAAGATGAAACCAAGCTTGACCGTATAATAAGTCAATTAGCGGAGAAAACCGATGGGTTAGGGGTTGATAAAGATGCTCTTTCGCTTATCATCAGCAACTTGGATGCGTTTTGTGTTCGTGCGGTAGGAGCAGCAAAGGCTGGGCGTAGTCTTGATCTCATGTATTATATTTGGGACGATGATTTAACAGGACGCTTATTATTAAGTGAAATAGTGGAGGCTGCTGATCGGGGTGTTCGTGTGCGCCTTCTTTTAGATGATATTAACGCTCAGGCACGTGATCCAGCTTATATGGCGCTAGATAAACATCCCCATATTGAAGTAAGAATGTTTAATCCAGGGCGATCACGTAAGGGTGGTGTACGCCGTGGTTTAGAGATTATATTGCGGGCAATTACTGTAACACGCAGAATGCATAATAAGGCTTTTATTGTGGATGGTCGTATGGCTTTTGTAGGGGGACGTAATCTTGCAGACTCTTATTTTGACGCTGGTAAAGAATCACATTTTCGAGACTTAGATTTGATGTTAATAGGTCCTTCGGTTAAAAAGGTGGAAAACATCTTTGATGATTTTTGGAATAGCGCTGTCGTTTTACCGATTCACACTTTAGTTGTTCCTAAAAGTGTAAATGATCTTGCTTTTTGGAGGGAAAAATTACGACAATTTCGTGATTCCAAAGCTGCAAAAGTTTATTTAGATTATGTCAAGAAGCATATTAGTTTTGACTGTTTTATTCAGACAGGAAAGCGATTATTTTTAGCAGATAAAGTTGTTGTTCTTTCTGATCCTCCGGAAAAAGTATTGCGCAAAAAAGCAGAAAATTGGCTCATGAAAGCACTCTCACAGGTTATTGAAGACGCCCAAAAAACGGTTCAGATTACATCACCTTATTTTGTTCCTGGTAAGGTAGGTACGCAGAATTTTAGCAATTTGGTTTCAAAAGGTGTTGATGTCAAAATTCTTACGAATTCTTTAGCAGCCACTGATGTGGCACTCGTGCATGGTGGTTATGTACCTTATCGTAAGATGTTATTGAAAAGTGGTGTTAAGCTCTATGAGTTAAAACCAGGTGGAAATATGCACGGGTTGCGACTGTTTCGATCAAGTAAGGCTAGTTTACATACCAAAGCTTTTTTAGTTGATCGTAAAACTGCTTTTATTGGATCTTTAAACTTTGATCCTCGATCAGCTGCGTTGAATACAGAAATGGGTATTCTTTTTGAATGTGCCCCCATTACAACGCGATTAGATTTGCTTTTTGCTGAAGAAACGACGGGTGAAATGAGTTATCATCTCCGTCTTAATGACAACAACCGCATTTATTGGGATTTTATTGAAAACGAAAAACAGTATAGCGTTAATTATGAGCCAGAAAGCAATTTTTGGCGTCGTGCGTTTGCAAAAATAATAAGTTGGTTACCGATTGAATCACAATTGTAA
- the guaB gene encoding IMP dehydrogenase → MAKIVETGTGALALTFDDVLLQPGHSLVMPSQVDLSTRIAADIKLNLPLLSAAMDTVTESRLAIAMAQAGGLGVIHRNMSPTEQAEEVRQVKKFESGMVVNPVTIGPDATLEEAKALMRSHGISGIPVVENGIKGETAGRLVGILTNRDVRFASDLKQKIYELMTHENLITVRENVQLNEAKYLLHHHRIEKLLVVDEHNRCVGLITVKDIEKAQLNPNAAKDSQGRLRVAAAMSVGNDGVERAERLIDAGVDVLVIDTAHGHSQRVLETVERVKKMAFSPALIAGNVATPQATQALIDSGADAVKVGIGPGSICTTRIVAGVGVPQLAAIMSAAEVADKAGIPVIADGGIKASGDFAKALAGGACSVMIGSLLAGTEESPGEVYLYQGRSFKAYRGMGSVGAMVGGSADRYFQDEVRDELKLVPEGVEGQVAYKGPIASVLHQLAGGLRASMGYVGAKNLAEFREKATFVRITNAGLHESHTHDVAITRESPNYRRPV, encoded by the coding sequence ATGGCAAAGATTGTTGAAACAGGGACAGGTGCATTAGCATTGACTTTTGATGATGTGCTTTTACAGCCAGGTCATTCTCTTGTAATGCCTAGTCAAGTAGATCTTAGCACGCGTATTGCAGCTGATATTAAGCTGAATTTGCCGTTGCTTTCTGCTGCAATGGATACTGTGACAGAATCGCGTTTGGCAATTGCTATGGCTCAAGCTGGTGGTCTTGGCGTTATCCATCGTAATATGTCTCCTACAGAGCAGGCTGAAGAAGTCCGTCAAGTAAAAAAGTTTGAATCTGGTATGGTTGTTAATCCCGTAACAATTGGTCCTGATGCAACACTTGAAGAGGCAAAAGCTTTAATGCGCTCTCATGGTATCTCCGGTATTCCGGTTGTTGAAAATGGCATTAAAGGTGAGACTGCTGGACGGCTTGTTGGTATCTTGACGAATAGAGATGTGCGTTTTGCATCAGATCTAAAACAAAAAATTTATGAATTAATGACGCATGAAAATTTGATCACAGTGCGTGAAAATGTCCAACTCAATGAAGCGAAATATCTTTTACATCATCACCGTATTGAAAAATTATTGGTTGTGGATGAACACAATCGCTGTGTTGGTTTGATAACAGTGAAGGATATTGAAAAAGCACAATTAAATCCAAATGCTGCCAAAGATTCGCAAGGTCGCTTGCGTGTTGCTGCTGCAATGAGTGTAGGCAATGATGGTGTTGAGCGAGCTGAACGATTAATTGATGCAGGAGTAGATGTGCTGGTAATTGATACGGCTCATGGACATTCTCAGCGTGTGCTAGAAACAGTTGAACGTGTTAAAAAAATGGCGTTTTCTCCAGCTCTTATTGCTGGTAATGTAGCAACTCCACAAGCAACACAAGCTTTGATTGATAGTGGTGCAGATGCTGTAAAAGTTGGTATTGGTCCTGGTTCTATTTGTACAACGCGCATTGTTGCAGGGGTGGGTGTTCCGCAACTTGCGGCCATTATGAGTGCTGCAGAAGTTGCTGACAAAGCAGGTATTCCTGTGATTGCTGATGGTGGGATCAAAGCTTCGGGAGATTTTGCGAAAGCTTTGGCAGGTGGGGCTTGTTCTGTTATGATTGGCTCTCTTTTGGCGGGTACAGAAGAAAGCCCTGGTGAGGTTTATCTTTATCAAGGACGATCTTTTAAAGCTTATCGCGGTATGGGATCTGTTGGTGCTATGGTGGGAGGGTCGGCAGATCGTTATTTTCAAGATGAAGTTCGTGATGAACTTAAATTGGTGCCTGAGGGTGTTGAGGGTCAAGTTGCTTATAAAGGGCCGATAGCGTCGGTTTTGCATCAGCTAGCTGGTGGGTTGCGTGCGTCGATGGGGTATGTTGGGGCAAAAAATCTAGCGGAGTTTCGCGAAAAAGCAACATTTGTTCGTATTACGAATGCTGGACTTCATGAAAGTCATACACATGATGTTGCTATCACACGGGAAAGTCCAAATTATCGCAGACCTGTTTGA
- a CDS encoding RsmB/NOP family class I SAM-dependent RNA methyltransferase has product MRLGGRLQAAIDVLKEIEIRHRPIGEALKDWGVCHRFAGASDRAAIGTIVYDVLRRRYSLQWRMESDDIRDSVFGTLLDTNKMTIEQIDGELEGDRFAPQLLGMRQRQSWQRRQLVDAPDYIRGDIPQWCQAHLRPLFADNWVIEAAALATRPSLDLRVNSLKATPEKVFQELAKNKVQSFSWFRQALRIAPIEKFGRHPNVQVKPAFQKGHFEIQDLGSQIVAHLVEAKERMQVLDYCAGAGGKTLALAASMKNQGQIYAYDSDKARLAPIFDRLRRAGVRNVQPRAQREELQSLVGRMDRVLLDAPCSGTGTWRRHPDTKWRLTLEQVRQRQREQRAILNETIDYLKLNGRLVYITCSLFVDENEEQISRFLQQHCNFYAIDMRALWKQHFSSSSVQPVFSNYGLTLSPATTKTDGFFLSVLQKKH; this is encoded by the coding sequence ATGCGCTTAGGTGGGCGTTTGCAAGCAGCAATAGATGTTCTAAAAGAGATAGAAATTCGGCATCGCCCAATAGGTGAAGCTTTAAAAGATTGGGGAGTTTGTCATCGCTTTGCAGGAGCAAGTGATCGTGCAGCAATTGGTACAATTGTTTATGATGTCTTAAGACGACGTTATTCTTTACAATGGCGTATGGAGAGTGATGATATTCGGGATAGTGTTTTTGGAACTTTATTAGATACTAATAAAATGACCATTGAACAAATTGACGGTGAATTAGAAGGGGATCGATTTGCACCGCAGTTATTAGGGATGAGGCAGCGTCAATCATGGCAAAGGCGGCAATTAGTTGATGCACCAGACTATATTCGTGGTGATATTCCCCAATGGTGTCAAGCGCATTTGCGTCCTTTATTTGCCGACAATTGGGTCATTGAAGCTGCTGCATTAGCAACACGTCCTTCTTTAGATTTACGTGTGAATAGTTTGAAGGCAACGCCAGAGAAGGTTTTTCAGGAGTTAGCAAAAAACAAAGTTCAATCCTTTTCATGGTTTCGGCAAGCCTTAAGAATTGCACCGATTGAAAAATTTGGACGTCATCCCAATGTTCAAGTTAAACCAGCTTTCCAAAAGGGGCATTTTGAAATACAAGATTTGGGATCCCAAATTGTTGCTCACCTGGTAGAAGCAAAAGAAAGAATGCAAGTATTGGACTATTGTGCCGGTGCTGGTGGAAAAACTTTGGCTTTAGCTGCCAGTATGAAGAATCAAGGGCAAATTTATGCTTATGATTCCGATAAAGCCCGTTTAGCTCCTATTTTTGATCGTCTTCGACGCGCTGGTGTTCGTAATGTACAGCCGCGGGCGCAAAGAGAAGAATTGCAGTCCTTAGTAGGTCGGATGGATAGAGTTTTGCTAGATGCTCCATGTAGTGGTACAGGAACATGGCGGCGGCATCCAGATACGAAATGGCGTTTAACGTTAGAACAGGTAAGACAACGCCAAAGGGAACAGAGAGCTATTTTGAATGAGACTATAGACTATCTTAAATTGAATGGGCGCTTAGTCTATATTACGTGCTCTCTTTTTGTGGATGAAAATGAAGAGCAAATTTCTCGTTTTCTTCAACAGCATTGTAATTTTTATGCAATAGATATGCGAGCGCTTTGGAAGCAACATTTTAGTTCTTCATCTGTGCAACCGGTCTTTTCAAATTATGGACTTACTTTATCGCCGGCAACAACAAAAACAGATGGTTTCTTTTTATCTGTGTTGCAAAAAAAACATTGA
- the guaA gene encoding glutamine-hydrolyzing GMP synthase: MSISHSDTVLIIDFGSQVTQLIARRVRAMGVYCEVVPFQLALEGMQRIKPKAVILSGSPYSVIDEGSPRAPMEIFEMDIPVLGICYGQQIMCVQLGGKVASGHEREFGRAFLEVQENSALFEGVWEKGSCYQVWMSHGDRVTALPEGFRVIGTSKGAPYAAIADEKRRLYAVQFHPEVVHTLDGTKLLQNFVLKISNLKGNWSMASYREQTIAKIRQKVGKSRVICGLSGGVDSSVVAVLLHEAIGDQLTCILVDHGLMRKNEAQEVLTLFRDHYNIKLIHVNAANMFLNALEGEIDPEKKRKTIGRLFIEVFEEETKKIGGAEFLAQGTLYPDVIESISAIGKSVTIKSHHNVGGLPERMNMKLVEPLRELFKDEVRSLGKELGLPEQFIGRHPFPGPGLAIRCPGAVTREKLEILREADAIYLDEIRKAGLYDEIWQAFAILLPVQTVGVMGDGRTYEFVCALRAVTSVDGMSADFYPYDMEFLSKTAARIINEVRGINRVVYDVTSKPPGTIEWE, encoded by the coding sequence ATGAGCATATCACATTCAGACACTGTTCTTATTATTGATTTTGGTTCACAAGTTACACAGCTTATCGCACGGCGAGTAAGAGCGATGGGTGTCTATTGTGAAGTTGTTCCTTTTCAATTAGCTTTAGAGGGCATGCAAAGGATAAAACCAAAAGCTGTTATTTTATCAGGCAGTCCTTATTCCGTTATTGATGAAGGTTCACCGCGTGCTCCGATGGAAATTTTTGAAATGGATATTCCAGTTCTTGGTATTTGTTATGGTCAACAAATCATGTGCGTTCAGCTTGGTGGAAAAGTTGCATCAGGACATGAGCGTGAATTTGGGCGGGCTTTTTTAGAGGTACAAGAAAACAGTGCACTTTTTGAGGGTGTTTGGGAAAAAGGCTCTTGTTATCAAGTATGGATGAGTCATGGTGATCGCGTGACGGCTTTACCAGAGGGGTTTCGTGTTATAGGGACCTCAAAAGGCGCTCCCTATGCTGCTATTGCTGATGAGAAAAGGCGCCTTTACGCAGTGCAGTTTCATCCTGAAGTTGTCCATACGTTAGATGGTACAAAACTTTTGCAAAATTTTGTTCTTAAAATCTCTAATCTTAAAGGCAATTGGTCAATGGCTTCTTATCGTGAGCAGACAATTGCTAAGATACGGCAAAAAGTAGGAAAAAGTCGTGTCATCTGTGGTCTTTCAGGTGGTGTGGATTCATCAGTTGTGGCAGTGCTCCTTCATGAAGCAATAGGAGATCAACTGACATGTATTTTGGTAGACCATGGGTTGATGCGCAAAAATGAGGCTCAAGAAGTTCTTACATTATTCCGAGATCATTATAATATAAAGCTTATTCATGTTAATGCCGCCAATATGTTTCTCAATGCTCTAGAAGGTGAGATAGATCCAGAAAAAAAGCGCAAAACGATAGGCCGCCTTTTCATTGAAGTTTTTGAAGAAGAAACCAAAAAGATTGGCGGTGCAGAATTTTTAGCGCAGGGCACGCTTTATCCAGATGTCATTGAGAGTATATCAGCTATTGGTAAATCGGTAACAATTAAAAGCCATCATAATGTAGGGGGATTACCGGAGCGGATGAACATGAAACTTGTAGAGCCATTGCGTGAGCTATTTAAGGATGAAGTTCGTTCTCTAGGGAAAGAGTTAGGATTGCCAGAGCAGTTTATCGGCCGTCATCCTTTTCCAGGTCCTGGTCTTGCAATTCGGTGCCCAGGTGCAGTGACACGTGAAAAGTTAGAAATTCTACGTGAAGCGGATGCTATTTACCTTGATGAAATCCGTAAAGCCGGTCTTTATGACGAAATTTGGCAGGCATTTGCTATTCTTCTGCCTGTTCAAACTGTCGGGGTTATGGGTGATGGACGTACTTATGAATTTGTTTGTGCTCTTCGTGCAGTAACATCTGTAGACGGAATGAGCGCTGATTTTTATCCCTATGATATGGAGTTTTTAAGCAAAACAGCAGCACGTATTATTAACGAAGTGAGAGGTATTAATCGTGTTGTTTATGATGTAACGTCAAAACCTCCTGGCACTATTGAGTGGGAATGA
- a CDS encoding glycerophosphodiester phosphodiesterase — protein MSEKKIVAHRGGANLYPENTLSAFRNAIALGVDEIECDVHLLKSGEVVVFHDFYLEQLVGKKEYIHNIDNETRKQLHVKGSTEAPPLLEEVLDLLGSTNVALHLEIKTCGEVERERLLSQKALALIKNRNLTERVSAISFDPISLHPFIEAGITSGPCIDRFEGDMYQHFSKWKKLGYSDLSLDGSLVSQDFIESALEAGFTVGVWTINGRPRLSHWLDMPVHYITTDQPDLAIQLRTEK, from the coding sequence ATGTCTGAGAAAAAAATTGTTGCGCATCGTGGGGGGGCTAATCTTTATCCCGAAAATACACTTTCAGCATTTCGTAACGCCATTGCGTTGGGAGTCGATGAGATTGAATGCGACGTTCATCTTCTTAAAAGTGGTGAAGTAGTTGTATTTCATGATTTTTATCTAGAACAACTGGTTGGAAAAAAAGAATATATTCACAATATTGATAATGAAACACGTAAACAACTTCATGTGAAAGGAAGTACTGAAGCTCCTCCTTTATTAGAAGAGGTGCTTGATCTTTTAGGATCAACTAATGTTGCGCTTCATCTTGAAATCAAAACATGTGGTGAAGTTGAGCGTGAAAGGCTTTTATCTCAAAAAGCACTTGCGTTGATAAAAAATCGAAATTTAACAGAACGGGTCTCTGCAATCAGTTTTGATCCTATAAGCCTTCATCCTTTTATTGAAGCAGGAATAACATCTGGTCCATGTATTGATCGTTTTGAAGGTGATATGTACCAGCATTTTTCTAAATGGAAAAAATTGGGCTATTCTGATCTGAGTTTAGATGGTTCTCTTGTTTCACAGGACTTTATTGAATCTGCGCTTGAAGCTGGCTTTACTGTGGGGGTATGGACAATTAATGGGAGACCTCGGCTATCGCATTGGCTTGATATGCCTGTACATTATATCACAACAGATCAACCTGACCTTGCTATACAATTACGTACGGAAAAATAA
- a CDS encoding sn-glycerol-3-phosphate import ATP-binding protein UgpC encodes MAIIQLSNIKKQYENGILVIDDLNLTVADKELLVLVGPSGCGKSTLLRIIAGLEQVTSGELYIDNERINNREPADRDIAMVFQNYALYPHMTVRGNLEYGLKNRKTPKDEINKRITHAAKLLQIEPFLDRKPRQLSGGQRQRVAMGRVIVRQPRVFLFDEPLSNLDTQLRAQMCIEIKTLQRSLGTTSLYVTHDQLEAMTLADRIVVMNKGAIEQIGTPMEIYDYPETTFVADFIGSPSMNFLDRKTLEQHLGHSLSYSQETDLLAFRPEVILLGEYPNQGAVFHTQIELIKPVGTGCHVLTHWNNNIFTIEIKERLTHDYGQKLSFTVPHQSFHSFNKSTGKRTREN; translated from the coding sequence GTGGCCATAATCCAGTTATCAAATATAAAAAAACAATATGAAAATGGCATTCTAGTCATTGATGATTTAAACTTAACTGTTGCCGATAAAGAACTTCTTGTCCTTGTAGGTCCTTCAGGGTGCGGAAAATCAACTCTATTACGCATCATTGCAGGACTCGAGCAAGTCACTTCAGGTGAACTGTATATTGACAATGAGCGTATCAATAATCGTGAACCAGCTGATCGTGACATCGCTATGGTTTTTCAAAATTATGCACTTTATCCTCATATGACAGTTCGTGGAAATTTAGAATATGGTCTTAAAAATCGTAAAACACCTAAAGATGAAATAAATAAGCGTATCACACACGCTGCAAAGCTTTTGCAAATAGAGCCATTTCTGGATCGTAAACCACGGCAATTATCAGGAGGACAACGACAGCGTGTTGCAATGGGGCGTGTCATTGTTCGTCAACCACGTGTTTTTCTCTTTGATGAGCCACTTTCAAACCTCGATACACAACTGCGTGCGCAAATGTGTATCGAGATTAAAACACTCCAGCGTTCATTGGGAACAACTAGCCTCTACGTGACTCATGATCAACTAGAAGCGATGACACTAGCTGATAGAATAGTTGTCATGAATAAAGGGGCTATTGAGCAAATTGGAACGCCAATGGAAATTTACGATTATCCAGAAACAACATTTGTTGCTGATTTTATTGGCTCTCCCTCTATGAATTTTCTTGATCGCAAAACTTTAGAACAGCATTTAGGTCATTCATTGTCTTATAGTCAAGAAACTGATCTTTTAGCATTCAGACCTGAAGTAATCTTGTTAGGCGAATATCCAAATCAAGGAGCTGTCTTTCACACACAAATTGAACTTATCAAACCTGTCGGAACAGGATGCCATGTTTTAACGCATTGGAATAATAATATTTTTACCATTGAAATAAAAGAACGTTTGACACACGATTATGGTCAAAAACTAAGCTTTACTGTTCCCCATCAGAGTTTTCATAGTTTTAACAAAAGTACTGGAAAACGCACACGTGAGAATTAA
- the ugpE gene encoding sn-glycerol-3-phosphate ABC transporter permease UgpE, whose product MVENRPVLKFLTHITLIIGIFIICFPVYVAIIASTHNSAAFSSGTLPLLPGKYALENYKTIFGDGLMQLGLPNLWPLLMNSLIMAVGISIGKIIISLFSAYAIVYMRFPFRKTAFALIFITLMLPVEVRIIPTYAVVAQLGMINTYGGMIIPLIASATATFLFRQFFLTVPDELLEAARVDGAGPFKFFKDILLPLSKSNIAALFIIMFIYGWVQYLWPLIVTTDQNHQTILIILKQLIVESLQHNPQWNILMAVSVVAMVPPVLVVIFMQRLFIKGLIETEK is encoded by the coding sequence ATGGTTGAAAATCGCCCTGTTTTAAAATTTCTAACCCATATAACCCTTATTATTGGCATTTTCATTATTTGCTTTCCAGTTTATGTTGCTATCATTGCCTCAACCCATAACTCGGCGGCATTTAGTTCAGGAACACTTCCTCTTTTACCAGGAAAATATGCCCTGGAAAACTATAAGACAATCTTTGGTGATGGACTTATGCAGCTTGGTTTGCCTAATCTCTGGCCACTCTTAATGAACTCCCTCATTATGGCTGTTGGTATTAGTATTGGAAAAATTATTATTTCACTCTTTTCTGCTTATGCAATTGTCTACATGCGCTTCCCTTTTCGCAAAACTGCGTTTGCCCTTATATTCATTACATTAATGCTACCTGTCGAAGTTCGTATTATCCCAACATATGCAGTCGTCGCACAATTAGGCATGATAAACACCTATGGTGGAATGATTATTCCACTCATTGCATCTGCAACTGCTACATTTTTATTTCGTCAGTTTTTTTTGACTGTTCCTGACGAACTCTTAGAAGCTGCTCGTGTTGATGGTGCAGGACCATTTAAATTTTTTAAAGATATTCTTCTTCCTCTTAGCAAAAGTAATATTGCTGCTTTATTTATCATTATGTTCATTTATGGATGGGTACAATATCTTTGGCCTCTTATAGTCACAACTGACCAAAATCATCAAACTATTCTTATTATTCTCAAACAGCTCATCGTAGAATCACTTCAACATAACCCTCAATGGAATATACTCATGGCAGTATCGGTTGTGGCCATGGTGCCACCTGTTCTAGTCGTTATTTTCATGCAGCGACTTTTTATCAAAGGCCTTATTGAAACGGAGAAATAA